From one Trifolium pratense cultivar HEN17-A07 linkage group LG1, ARS_RC_1.1, whole genome shotgun sequence genomic stretch:
- the LOC123916531 gene encoding uncharacterized protein LOC123916531 has translation MDGSNWKNNSAEWVGKYRILAKRWTCGVKSEFFVLDLKQEIIVTKHPEVVWSRDEFTTTAVLHEDTLSVVNIGVRKYKNSKPSKHKPYYPIMAVNPEPEEEEDNYIHSSDSNTCVSTLDLTKSPAIWSNWTPGPKMIFKRESPYSAVLDKMIFACSGTRLNSRILEGYQIGGSSSKWEETTIIPFGGDLTHRDPAWVSIPPIPDPNNNRLIVFFENTDSLYAYYPSKDNNNNWELLHQPFHGGHGFFSASAIANQVVGDNLILCFYPDAQIFLAYNIITNKWLDVHWLFKFDDTQQTCLLYGIELFHLGNDILCLAASRDKFHIEFLRFSVKLVQEQQLVQLTPLSFHSIFVPDILAITDTFIPF, from the coding sequence ATGGATGGTAGCAATTGGAAGAATAATTCGGCCGAATGGGTGGGGAAATATCGTATTCTGGCAAAGAGATGGACTTGTGGTGTGAAATCAGAATTTTTCGTTTTGGATCTGAAACAGGAGATTATTGTAACGAAACATCCAGAAGTTGTATGGAGCCGTGACGAATTCACAACCACGGCGGTGCTTCATGAAGATACTCTCTCCGTCGTCAATATAGGTGTCCGTAAGTATAAAAACTCTAAACCATCCAAGCACAAGCCCTACTACCCTATTATGGCTGTAAACCCCGAAcccgaagaagaagaagataattaCATACACTCCTCCGATTCCAATACATGTGTATCTACTTTAGATTTGACAAAATCTCCAGCCATATGGTCCAATTGGACTCCTGGCCCCAAAATGATTTTTAAGAGGGAGTCACCATACTCTGCTGTCCTTGACAAGATGATCTTTGCATGTAGTGGAACACGTTTAAACTCTAGAATCCTTGAGGGCTATCAGATCGGCGGCAGCAGCAGCAAGTGGGAGGAAACAACTATAATCCCATTTGGCGGCGATTTGACTCACCGTGATCCAGCCTGGGTATCCATTCCACCCATTCCCGATCCCAACAACAATCGCCTCATTGTATTCTTTGAAAATACTGATTCCCTTTATGCTTATTATCCTTCTaaggataataataataattgggaATTGCTTCATCAACCCTTTCATGGAGGACACGGGTTTTTCAGTGCCTCTGCTATCGCCAATCAAGTTGTGGGGGACAAccttattttatgcttttaccCAGATGCACAAATCTTCCTGGCTTATAACATTATCACCAACAAGTGGCTTGATGTTCACTGGTTATTTAAGTTTGATGATACTCAACAAACTTGTCTTCTTTATGGGATTGAATTGTTTCATTTGGGGAATGATATATTGTGCTTGGCCGCTTCCCGCGACAAATTTCACATTGAGTTTCTCAGATTCAGTGTCAAGCTTGTCCAAGAACAACAACTTGTACAACTCACACCTCTCTCTTTCCACTCTATATTTGTTCCTGATATCTTAGCCATAACCGATACTTTTATCCCTTTCTAG
- the LOC123888298 gene encoding uncharacterized protein LOC123888298 translates to MSVRFTHDGWTIEDELSTYTDYTRKTPSIEPGNASTSLVEIDLDTSQKPPSIDPFELINIAPLFDNTASTSASTSLAPSIDPFELINIAPLIEPDENYLLNGYRTVGEGMTIESSFIECSQLQFQNFIKLRKLGSASPHFLTPFQIVSSHSQRYLEVEPVETVQAFFRKKFQSFSSNNTALNLNSHEAVELWWKTIKDDFYIIFRNVVSGLMFHRKKQRCSCGDLERSIFVLRKSENYDDDAFEIRGKLMPSLIESGNFIAEVNQLQAIMESIIYPQPLPYVYTPSCSEVNLFLDFLSCYSNFSNACFLWIVNHPFLWSSYERVLFMKELASLHKARRNITHKLGRHLQHRLGTKVPWTSLVKDDLLVAILKKPNSTNISCYDDRKTDGIFRFYGACYSHANEPEYLPQRQGKLYLSDEEIEEKLNATFPHICLMRRNFESYF, encoded by the exons ATGTCGGTTAGATTTACTCATGATGGATGGACAATAGAGGACGAATTATCAACGTACACTGATTATACCCGTAAGACACCTTCAATTGAGCCGGGTAATGCTTCTACCTCTCTAGTTGAAATTGACCTAGATACCTCTCAGAAACCACCTTCAATTGACCCTTTTGAGTTAATTAACATTGCCcctctatttgacaacactgctTCTACCTCTGCTTCTACCTCTCTAGCACCTTCAATTGACCCTTTTGAGTTAATTAACATTGCCCCTCTAATTGAACCTGATGAGAATTATTTGCTTAACGGTTATCGAACCGTTGGAGAAGGAATGACGATAGAATCGTCATTCATCGAATGCAGCCAACTACaattccaaaattttataaaattgagaaAACTTGGGAGTGCAAGCCCACACTTTTTAACCCCATTTCAAATCGTTTCATCTCATTCCCAAAGGTATTTGGAGGTGGAACCGGTGGAAACGGTTCAAGCCTTCTTTCGCAAGAAATTTCAGAGTTTTTCGTCTAACAATACGGCACTAAATCTAAATTCTCATGAGGCTGTAGAGTTATGGTGGAAGACGATTAAAGAcgatttttacattatttttag gAATGTTGTAAGTGGGTTAATGTTTCATCGTAAGAAACAACGATGCTCTTGTGGAGATCTCGAAAGAAGCATTTTTGTGTTGAGGAAGAGCGAAAACTATGATGATGATGCATTTGAGATACGTGGGAAATTAATGCCATCATTGATAGAAAGCGGAAACTTTATTGCAGAAGTCAATCAATTGCAGGCGATAATGGAATCTATTATTTATCCCCAGCCACTACCTTATGTTTATACTCCCTCCTGCTCTGAAGTTAATCTGTTTTTAGACTTCCTTTCTTGTTACTC gaattttagTAATGCTTGTTTCCTTTGGATTGTGAACCATCCATTTCTGTGGAGTTCATATGAACGAGTATTATTTATGAAAGAATTGGCGAGCTTGCACAAGGCTAGGAGGAATATAACACATAAGCTCGGCAGACATCTTCAGCACCGTCTTGGTACTAAAGTTCCTTGGACGTCACTTGTTAAAGATGATTTGCTTGTAGCAATTTTGAAGAAACCCAACTCTACAAATATTTCTTGTTATGATGATCGAAAGACCGATGGCATCTTTCGCTTTTATGGGGCATGTTATTCCCATGCGAATGAGCCTGAATATCTCCCTCAGAGGCAAGGCAAATTATATCTTTCGGATGAAGAGATTGAAGAGAAATTGAATGCCACATTTCCACACATTTGTTTAATGAGGCGCAATTTTGAGTCATATTTCTAA
- the LOC123916448 gene encoding uncharacterized protein LOC123916448 yields MSVRFTHDGWTIEDELSTYTDYTRKTPSIEPGNASTSLVEIDLDTSQKPPSIDPFELINIAPLFDNTASTSLAPSIDPFELINIAPLIEPDENYLLNGYRTIGEGMTIESSFIECSQLQFQNFIKLRKLGSASPHFLTPFQIVSSHSQRYLEVEPVETVQAFFRKKFQSFSSNNTALNLNSHEAVELWWKTIKDDFYIIFRNVVSGLMFHRKKQRCSCGDLERSIFVLRKSENYDDDAFEIRGKLMPSLIESGNFIAEVNQLQAIMESIIYPQPLPYVYTPSCSEVNLFLDFLSCYSNFSNACFLWIVNHPFLWSSYERVLFMKELASLHKARRNITHKLGRHLQHRLGTKVPWTSLVKDDLLVAILKKPNSTNISCYDDRKTDGIFRFYGACYSHANEPEYLPQRQGKLYLSDEEIEEKLNATFPHIYAWITEGLLLQTEKKSAVQYLLENWPGR; encoded by the exons ATGTCGGTTAGATTTACTCATGATGGATGGACAATAGAGGACGAATTATCAACGTACACTGATTATACCCGTAAGACACCTTCAATTGAGCCGGGTAATGCTTCTACCTCTCTAGTTGAAATTGACCTAGATACCTCTCAGAAACCACCTTCAATTGACCCTTTTGAGTTAATTAACATTGCCcctctatttgacaacactgctTCTACCTCTCTAGCACCTTCAATTGACCCTTTTGAGTTAATTAACATTGCCCCTCTAATTGAACCTGATGAGAATTATTTGCTTAACGGTTATCGAACCATTGGAGAAGGAATGACGATAGAATCGTCATTCATCGAATGCAGCCAACTACaattccaaaattttataaaattgagaaAACTTGGGAGTGCAAGCCCACACTTTTTAACCCCATTTCAAATCGTTTCATCTCATTCCCAAAGGTATTTGGAGGTGGAACCGGTGGAAACGGTTCAAGCCTTCTTTCGCAAGAAATTTCAGAGTTTTTCGTCTAACAATACGGCACTAAATCTAAATTCTCATGAGGCTGTAGAGTTATGGTGGAAGACGATTAAAGAcgatttttacattatttttag gAATGTTGTAAGTGGGTTAATGTTTCATCGTAAGAAACAACGATGCTCTTGTGGAGATCTCGAAAGAAGCATTTTTGTGTTGAGGAAGAGCGAAAACTATGATGATGATGCATTTGAGATACGTGGGAAATTAATGCCATCATTGATAGAAAGCGGAAACTTTATTGCAGAAGTCAATCAATTGCAGGCGATAATGGAATCTATTATTTATCCCCAGCCACTACCTTATGTTTATACTCCCTCCTGCTCTGAAGTTAATCTGTTTTTAGACTTCCTTTCTTGTTACTC gaattttagTAATGCTTGTTTCCTTTGGATTGTGAACCATCCATTTCTGTGGAGTTCATATGAACGAGTATTATTTATGAAAGAATTGGCGAGCTTGCACAAGGCTAGGAGGAATATAACACATAAGCTCGGCAGACATCTTCAGCACCGTCTTGGTACTAAAGTTCCTTGGACGTCACTTGTTAAAGATGATTTGCTTGTAGCAATTTTGAAGAAACCCAACTCTACAAATATTTCTTGTTATGATGATCGAAAGACCGATGGCATCTTTCGCTTTTATGGGGCATGTTATTCCCATGCGAATGAGCCTGAATATCTCCCTCAGAGGCAAGGCAAATTATATCTTTCGGATGAAGAGA